The Enterobacter asburiae sequence AAAAACCGGCGTGCTGGATCAGGTTTATAGCGCGCTGGACGGTCTGGACGTGCGTGAGTTCGGCGGCATCGAGCCAAACCCGTCTTACGAAACGCTGATGAACGCGGTGAAAATCGCCCGCGAAGAAAATATCACCTTCCTGCTGGCGGTCGGCGGCGGCTCCGTGCTGGACGGCACTAAGTTCATCGCGGCGGCAGCGCACTACGCTGACGGCGTTGACCCGTGGCACATCCTGGAAACCCGCGGCAGCGACATCAAAAGCGCGATCCCGATGGGCTCCGTGCTAACCCTCCCGGCCACCGGCTCTGAATCCAACAAGGGCGCGGTGATCTCCCGCAAAACCACCGGCGACAAGCAGGCCTTTATGAACGAACACGTTCAGCCTGTCTTCGCTATTCTGGATCCGGTGTACACCTACACCCTGCCCGCGCGTCAGGTGGCGAACGGCGTGGTCGATGCCTTTGTTCACACCGTGGAGCAGTACGTGACCTACCCGGTGAATGCCAAAATTCAGGATCGCTTCGCGGAAGGCATTCTGCTGACGCTGATTGAAGAGGGCCCGAAAGCGCTGAAAGAGCCGGAGAACTATGACGTTCGCGCCAACGTCATGTGGGCCGCAACGCAGGCGCTTAACGGCCTGATCGGCGCTGGCGTGCCTCAGGACTGGGCGACCCACATGCTCGGCCATGAGCTGACGGCGATGCACGGTCTGGACCACGCTCAGACGCTGGCCGTTGTGCTGCCCGCGCTGTGGAACGAAAAACGCGACACCAAGCGCGCCAAACTGCTGCAGTACGCCGAGCGCGTTTGGA is a genomic window containing:
- the yqhD gene encoding alcohol dehydrogenase; amino-acid sequence: MNNFNLHTPTRILFGKDAIADLRAQIPADARVLITYGGGSVKKTGVLDQVYSALDGLDVREFGGIEPNPSYETLMNAVKIAREENITFLLAVGGGSVLDGTKFIAAAAHYADGVDPWHILETRGSDIKSAIPMGSVLTLPATGSESNKGAVISRKTTGDKQAFMNEHVQPVFAILDPVYTYTLPARQVANGVVDAFVHTVEQYVTYPVNAKIQDRFAEGILLTLIEEGPKALKEPENYDVRANVMWAATQALNGLIGAGVPQDWATHMLGHELTAMHGLDHAQTLAVVLPALWNEKRDTKRAKLLQYAERVWNITEGSDDARIDAAIEATRNFFESLGVPTRLSGYGLDGSSIPALLAKLEEHGMTQLGEHGDITLDVSRRIYEAAR